The Thunnus maccoyii chromosome 9, fThuMac1.1, whole genome shotgun sequence genome includes a region encoding these proteins:
- the c7a gene encoding complement component C7 → MKNTAQLCLAVLPWLLFLFTSKGICNQRVHCQWGPYGDWSECDGCTKTQTRSRPMAVYAQFGGNPCGGERTETRPCETTKGCPLEDGCGNRFHCRSGKCVSQSLVCNGDQDCEEDGEDERACNPQQQFIVCTDAALPPNIELLGQGYDVVTGKRRASVINTKSFGGQCRTIYSGVNNNIYRLPLSTLQYNFMVKVKKDFSDEMFTSKWHYAKDIVNRQTVHGTTTGHHNYDFHKIHDTTKIYRILVLKNDIEVAQFQSNSPQYLPISEEFWKALAKLPSVYDYGAYRKVLERFGTHYLSEGSLGGSFKVVARVDEETEKQMESEIESHHECSETIRFFLIFPISVVKCKNYDRPNYRPPSTDIKRGNSADRVDIAGGAPAHIAALETMQPDTLDKNWEMYSNWADSIRSFPKVTKQKLRPLSELVKEVQCAGVKKLYLRRAIEQYIGESDPCHCQPCRNNGLAVMDGDVCICICKHGTSGPACEQGSEIEGQQGVIHGSWTCWSSWSACSGNRRSRQRSCSNPAPQNGGQSCIGESTETSDCEDQDIQYLKTMEPQCFDWTLPPSQKCGDPPALVNGYILDPKDIYLVGSRVQYTCTEGFHLLGQSTLECTTDQTWSASPGLCTISSCKIGALADDVIASPLKPSYGIGETITLSCPEGRQLLGEATIICDASLHFSPDPAGIKCSPDILLELIIPSVQCKQWEKSSRGQCVCKMPFECGSSLELCATSPVTGKSILLSVCKLHALQCIKKNHEIAEDSACKWPLRSTTTDCTNCQMWETCNDQTNECHCKDSADCLIQGSNICVRVGENATEATQTMSECEAGLRRCKGETVSVVSILPCTS, encoded by the exons ATGAAG AATACTGCACAACTCTGTCTGGCAGTCTTGCCGTGGCTTCTGTTCCTCTTCACTTCCAAAGG GATTTGTAACCAGAGAGTGCATTGCCAGTGGGGGCCTTATGGAGATTGGTCAGAGTGTGATGGCTGCACCAAAACACAG ACAAGAAGCCGACCCATGGCTGTCTATGCTCAGTTTGGAGGGAACCCTTGCGGAGGGGAGCGAACGGAGACCAGACCCTGTGAAACTACAAAAGGCTGTCCTTTAGAGGATGGATGTGGAAACAGGTTTCACTGCCGATCAG GGAAATGTGTTAGCCAGTCTCTGGTGTGTAACGGAGATCAGGACTGTGAGGAAGATGGAGAAGATGAACGAGCCTGTAACCCACAGCAACAATTCATTGTATGTACAGATGCAGCTCTCCCACCTAACATAGAACTCCTAGGACAAGG GTATGATGTGGTGACAGGAAAGAGGAGGGCCAGTGTCATCAACACAAAGAGCTTTGGGGGTCAGTGTCGCACCATATACAGCGGCGTCAACAATAATATCTACCGACTGCCCCTAAGTACTCTCCAGTACAACTTTATG GTTAAAGTTAAGAAAGATTTCAGCGATGAGATGTTCACCAGTAAATGGCACTATGCAAAGGACATTgtcaacagacagacagtgcaCGGGACCACAACAGGACATCACAACTATGACTTCCATAAGATACATGACACAACTAAG ATATACAGGATTTTGGTTTTAAAGAATGACATAGAGGTCGCTCAATTCCAGAGTAACTCTCCTCAGTACCTCCCAATATCTGAGGAGTTCTGGAAGGCACTGGCCAAACTCCCATCTGTGTACGACTACGGTGCTTACAGGAAGGTTTTGGAAAGGTTTGGAACACACTACTTGTCTGAAGGAAGCCTCGGAGGCTCCTTCAAAGTTGTCGCCAGGGTTGATgaagaaactgaaaaacaaatgg AAAGTGAAATCGAGAGCCATCATGAATGTTCAGAGACTATAAGGTTTTTCCTGATATTCCCCATCTCTGTTGTGAAGTGCAAGAATTATGATAGGCCTAATTATAGGCCACCATCCACAG ATATTAAGAGGGGCAATAGTGCAGATAGAGTGGACATAGCTGGAGGAGCCCCCGCACATATAGCAGCACTGGAGACCATGCAGCCTGATACTCTGGACAAGAACTGGGAAATGTATTCAAACTGGGCTGACTCTATTCGATCATTTCCAAAGGTTACCAAACAAAAG CTGCGGCCGCTGTCAGAGCTGGTGAAGGAGGTTCAGTGTGCTGGGGTGAAGAAACTTTACCTTCGCAGAGCCATAGAGCAGTACATTGGTGAGAGTGACCCCTGCCACTGTCAGCCCTGCAGAAACAATGGCTTGGCTGTCATGGATGGAGATGTATGCATATGCATCTGTAAGCATGGAACATCAGGACCGGCTTGTGAGCAGGGAAGTGAAATAGAGGGTCAGCAGG GAGTGATTCATGGTAGTTGGACTTGTTGGTCTTCCTGGTCAGCATGTTCTGGGAATCGGAGGTCGCGACAACGTTCCTGCTCTAATCCTGCTCCTCAGAATGGGGGACAGAGCTGCATCGGAGAGTCCACTGAGACATCTGACTGTGAAGACCAAGACATACAATACTTAAA AACCATGGAGCCTCAGTGTTTTGACTGGACTCTCCCACCAAGTCAGAAGTGTGGAGACCCTCCTGCTCTAGTCAATGGCTACATTCTG GACCCTAAGGACATTTACCTTGTGGGTAGTAGAGTTCAGTACACCTGCACTGAAGGTTTCCATCTTCTTGGTCAGAGCACCCTTGAATGCACCACTGATCAAACTTGGTCTGCCAGCCCTGGTCTGTGCACAA TCTCAAGCTGCAAGATCGGGGCCCtcgctgatgatgtcattgctTCTCCGTTAAAGCCGTCCTATGGCATAGGGGAGACAATTACTTTGTCTTGTCCCGAGGGAAGACAGCTTCTAGGGGAAGCAACGATTATTTGTGATGCCAGTCtacatttttcaccagaccCAGCAGGCATCAAATGCAGCCCAG ACATTTTGCTAGAACTCATCATTCCCTCAGTGCAATGTAAGCAGTGGGAGAAGTCTTCGAGAGGACAATGTGTTTGCAAAATGCCTTTTGAGTGCGG TTCGTCTTTGGAGTTGTGTGCGACTAGTCCTGTGACCGGAAAATCAATCCTTCTCAGTGTGTGTAAATTGCATGCACTGCAGTGTATAAAGAAGAACCACGAAATAGCAGAGGACAGTGCCTGCAAGTGGCCATTGCGCAGCACAACTACAGACTGTACCAACTGTCAGATGTGGGAAACCTGCAATG ATCAAACCAACGAGTGCCACTGTAAGGATTCTGCAGATTGTTTGATCCAAGGATCAAATATTTGTGTCCGTGTTGGGGAGAATGCAACTGAAGCCACACAGACCATGAGCGAGTGTGAAGCAGGACTACGGCGATGTAAAGGAGAAACGGTGTCAGTTGTCAGTATCCTGCCCTGTACTTCCTGA
- the rgs7bpa gene encoding regulator of G-protein signaling 7-binding protein A encodes MSSASNGRKNRPRSAGNIFQIGKPPYRDPQRRESTESTRKAQRAVADCRMIVQEFNTLVALYRELVISIGEITVDCPSLRAEMLKTRTKGCEMARAAHHSLSLISGPEDGEIHPEICRLFIQLQCCLEMYITEMLKSVCLLGSLQLHRKGKDSCGPTGVDSKIEESSDIPILEDTSSSPTDCPQLCWLVATDIENIEKDMREMKNLLSKLRETMPLPLKNQDDSSLLNLTPYPLVRQRKRRFFGLCCLVTS; translated from the exons ATGAGTTCTGCATCGAATGGGCGCAAAAACCGCCCCAGATCCGCCGGGAACATCTTCCAGATCGGCAAACCTCCTTACCGAGACccacagaggagggagagcaCCGAAAGTACCCGCAAAGCCCAGCGCGCCGTGGCCGACTGCAGAATG ATCGTCCAAGAATTCAATACACTTGTGGCTCTGTACCGTGAACTGGTCATCTCCATTGGCGAAATCACTGTCGACTGTCCCTCTTTACGGGCCGAAATGCTGAAGACGAGAACTAAAGGCTGCGAAATGGCGAGAGCCGCACACCACAGTCTCTCCTTGATATCGGG GCCAGAGGACGGGGAGATCCACCCTGAGATCTGTAGACTGTTTATCCAGCTGCAGTGCTGTCTGGAGATGTACATCACTGAGATGCTCAAATCCGTCTGCTTGCTGGGCTCCCTGCAACTCCACAGGAAAG GTAAGGATTCCTGTGGCCCCACTGGGGTCGATAGTAAGATCGAGGAGAGCTCAGACATCCCAATCCTGGAGGACACCTCTTCCTCCCCCACTGACTGTCCTCAGCTCTGCTGGCTTGTGGCCACTGACATAGAAAACATAGAAAA GGATATGAGGGAGATGAAGAACCTTCTCAGTAAACTCAGGGAGACGATGCCTTTACCATTGAAGAACCAAG ATGATAGCAGTTTGCTGAACCTGACTCCCTACCCACTGGTCCGACAGAGGAAGAGGCGGTTCTTTGGGCTCTGTTGCCTGGTAACCAGCTAA